The Chryseobacterium indicum genome includes a window with the following:
- a CDS encoding ABC transporter ATP-binding protein, protein MIYGTLFLTFLGALAAQVNPLVLKYTVDEVTKLTHLAHPMSEGIHILVVISVILLGKELLNIFINFGQKFYGEKIRINVSSILAQSAIDKILTYRVAYFNDENHESGKLQIRIDRGIESLTRLVQNFFIDMLPLFSNSIIALVIMYLQNVYVGIVSTIIVPIYFYVSSLQAKKLSGVRRTLRNQREQKTSGLLNLINSIMVIKSFVREKFEGKKQYDLQMQLMESQMFTRKTNFIYDGLKTFIEQFGVVLIILLTVYLVLDQQMTIGAIMLHIMLFNNVSAPIRQLHRIYDDMNDAMIYAEGYFDILNADDEKEPNGNFVEKDIKGNFELKNINFTYPNGTQALHDVSMKIENGKTTALVGLSGAGKSTIINLLCKFYLPDSGEILLDGVDLNHFDNTFLRNDLGLVLQKNHIFQGSIEDNIRYGNMNATFEEIEEAAKKAYLHEQILDLPEKYNHDATQLSGGQQQRIAIARLFLKNPPIIFLDEPTASLDAIATEQIKNSLDAIKEGRTVIIISHSLSQILDSDKIYVMKKGRVVESGTHDELVQINGTYREIFDASARSLNLDKLVNTYNDKR, encoded by the coding sequence ATGATCTACGGAACGCTCTTTCTAACCTTTTTGGGAGCTTTGGCGGCGCAGGTCAATCCTTTGGTTTTAAAATATACGGTAGATGAGGTAACCAAACTTACGCACCTTGCGCATCCGATGTCGGAAGGAATTCATATTCTTGTTGTCATCTCAGTCATTTTGTTAGGAAAAGAACTGCTGAACATCTTTATCAATTTCGGACAGAAATTTTACGGAGAAAAGATCAGGATTAATGTAAGTTCTATTCTCGCACAATCTGCCATCGATAAAATTTTAACGTACAGAGTTGCCTATTTTAATGATGAAAACCACGAATCCGGAAAACTACAGATCAGAATAGACAGAGGAATTGAAAGTTTAACAAGATTGGTGCAGAACTTTTTTATAGATATGCTTCCGCTATTTTCAAATTCAATTATTGCATTAGTTATCATGTATCTGCAAAATGTGTACGTCGGAATTGTTTCTACCATCATTGTTCCCATCTATTTTTATGTAAGCTCATTACAGGCGAAGAAATTAAGCGGAGTGAGAAGAACTCTGCGCAACCAACGTGAACAGAAAACTTCAGGACTTTTAAATTTAATTAATTCCATCATGGTGATTAAAAGTTTTGTCCGCGAAAAATTCGAAGGAAAAAAACAGTACGACTTGCAGATGCAGTTAATGGAAAGTCAGATGTTCACCAGAAAAACAAACTTTATTTATGATGGTTTAAAAACGTTTATTGAACAGTTTGGAGTGGTTTTAATAATCCTTCTGACAGTTTACCTCGTTCTCGATCAGCAGATGACCATCGGAGCGATCATGCTTCACATCATGCTTTTCAATAATGTTTCGGCTCCCATTCGACAACTGCACAGAATTTATGATGACATGAATGATGCGATGATTTATGCAGAAGGTTATTTTGATATTTTAAATGCAGACGACGAAAAAGAACCGAACGGAAATTTTGTAGAAAAGGATATTAAAGGAAATTTTGAATTAAAAAACATCAATTTCACGTATCCAAACGGGACACAGGCTTTACACGATGTTTCCATGAAAATTGAAAACGGAAAAACTACTGCTTTAGTAGGTTTAAGTGGCGCAGGAAAATCAACGATTATCAATCTTTTGTGTAAATTTTACCTTCCCGATTCCGGAGAAATTCTTTTGGATGGGGTAGATCTCAATCATTTCGACAATACTTTTCTGAGAAATGATCTGGGATTGGTACTTCAGAAGAACCATATTTTTCAGGGAAGTATCGAAGACAATATCCGATACGGAAATATGAATGCTACTTTCGAAGAAATTGAAGAAGCTGCCAAAAAAGCCTATCTCCACGAACAGATTTTAGATTTACCGGAAAAATATAATCATGATGCTACGCAACTTTCGGGAGGACAACAGCAGAGAATTGCCATCGCCAGATTATTCTTAAAAAATCCACCGATTATTTTCCTTGATGAACCAACGGCGAGCCTCGATGCCATTGCCACAGAACAGATCAAAAACTCTCTGGATGCCATAAAAGAAGGTAGAACCGTGATTATCATTTCCCATTCTTTGTCGCAGATTTTAGATTCTGATAAAATTTACGTCATGAAAAAAGGCAGAGTAGTGGAAAGCGGAACGCACGATGAACTGGTACAGATCAACGGAACCTACAGAGAAATTTTTGATGCCTCTGCGAGAAGTTTAAATCTGGATAAATTGGTTAATACTTATAATGATAAAAGATAA
- a CDS encoding helix-turn-helix transcriptional regulator: MNDHYLKKLDRVTAILTQLQSKPLVRAQDLAAKFDVSVRTIYRDVKTLENAGIPIIGEAGSGYSLMDGYKLPPVMFTKEEVLSFITAEKLMQKFSHQSLGNHYQTAMEKVRSVLKFSDRNLIQNIENQIDIFQYHAETEDTIKDVLPTILESIAEKRQLIMEYKTVDEAISTRTIEAVGVFFEFNYWYIMAYCTLRNDFRQFRVDRILKISKTQNPFLGEYGQINDYRQSSNGNKTLVRLLVEKKIMTFLVNSKKYYGLTKEIDAENGMVELTFETESIKDGFPRWLITFADFATILEPETLKVQLNDLLSKIADKHQ, encoded by the coding sequence ATGAACGACCATTATCTCAAAAAGCTCGACCGTGTCACGGCAATTCTCACCCAATTACAATCAAAACCGCTTGTAAGAGCGCAGGATCTGGCTGCAAAATTTGATGTGAGTGTAAGAACCATTTACCGCGACGTAAAAACACTGGAAAATGCAGGAATTCCGATCATTGGTGAAGCAGGAAGCGGTTATTCTCTGATGGATGGCTACAAACTGCCTCCTGTCATGTTTACCAAAGAAGAAGTTCTGAGTTTCATCACCGCCGAGAAACTAATGCAGAAATTTTCGCATCAGAGTTTGGGAAATCATTATCAGACTGCGATGGAAAAAGTGCGTTCCGTTTTAAAATTTTCCGACAGAAATTTAATCCAGAATATTGAAAATCAGATTGATATTTTTCAGTATCATGCCGAAACCGAAGATACCATTAAAGACGTTCTACCCACGATTCTGGAAAGCATAGCCGAAAAACGGCAGTTAATCATGGAATATAAAACCGTTGATGAAGCAATTTCCACAAGAACCATTGAAGCAGTCGGCGTTTTCTTTGAATTCAATTATTGGTACATCATGGCTTACTGTACTCTGAGAAACGACTTTCGGCAATTTCGTGTCGACCGGATTTTAAAGATTTCGAAAACCCAAAATCCGTTTTTAGGAGAATACGGGCAGATTAATGATTACAGACAAAGCAGCAACGGCAATAAAACACTCGTGAGACTTCTGGTGGAGAAAAAGATCATGACTTTTCTGGTCAATTCCAAAAAATACTACGGTCTAACCAAAGAAATTGATGCCGAAAACGGAATGGTAGAACTCACCTTCGAAACAGAATCCATTAAAGACGGATTTCCGCGTTGGCTTATTACTTTTGCAGACTTTGCAACGATTTTAGAACCGGAAACCCTCAAAGTACAACTCAATGATTTGTTGTCAAAGATTGCAGACAAACATCAATAA
- a CDS encoding DinB family protein, translating to MTTTATITKQFMTSEQLLEHWQGHRNLTRRVIEAFPEKDLFEFSIAGMRPFAKLAVELISIGGPALKGIVDKNMEAYNEEGFVPKTKEELLKKWDEETETINHYFAQISEERFQETFNLFGQYEFPVYQNILYFVDNEIHHRGQGYVYLRALGIEPPFFWERFSVR from the coding sequence ATGACAACTACAGCAACCATTACAAAACAGTTTATGACTTCGGAACAATTATTAGAACATTGGCAGGGTCACAGAAATTTAACGAGAAGAGTAATCGAGGCATTTCCTGAAAAGGATTTATTTGAATTTTCAATTGCGGGAATGAGACCGTTTGCAAAGTTAGCGGTTGAATTAATCAGCATTGGCGGACCTGCTTTGAAGGGGATTGTCGACAAGAATATGGAAGCTTACAATGAAGAAGGTTTTGTGCCGAAAACGAAGGAGGAGCTTCTGAAAAAGTGGGACGAAGAAACGGAAACGATCAATCATTATTTTGCGCAGATTTCGGAGGAGCGTTTTCAGGAGACTTTTAATTTATTCGGACAGTATGAATTTCCTGTGTATCAGAATATTCTGTATTTCGTTGATAATGAAATCCATCACCGTGGACAAGGGTATGTTTATTTAAGGGCTTTGGGAATTGAACCGCCTTTTTTTTGGGAGAGATTTTCGGTTCGTTAA